A genomic segment from Vicia villosa cultivar HV-30 ecotype Madison, WI unplaced genomic scaffold, Vvil1.0 ctg.000113F_1_1, whole genome shotgun sequence encodes:
- the LOC131624264 gene encoding uncharacterized protein LOC131624264 gives MSNLKHQFKILSITGENFITWNNNLIEYLSCEGLNKILEGDNSGKTTDDPEEMEKKKSKVNRIIKHHLDDGLQTEYSNAKDPKILWDKIKAIFGHQKKIIAKLEFCGKTINEKEKLEKTFSTFHASQVLLQQQYRMREYTEYFDLVAALLVVEQNNELLIKNHQARPTGTMSYPEINAKIFNRGRGGFNRLKRRGGHVRSDGNNGHARSDGQNQGGYHG, from the exons ATGTCTAATCTTAAGCATCAATTTAAAATTCTAAGCATAACTGGGGAGAACTTCATAACCTGGAACAACAATTTAATAGAGTACCTTTCATGTGAGGGACTTAACAAAATCCTTGAAGGAGACAATTCTGGAAAAACAACAGATGACCCagaagaaatggaaaagaaaaagtcaaaagtGAACAGAATAATAAAGCACCATCTTGACGATGGATTGCAAACAGAATACTCAAATGCTAAAGATCCCAAGATTTTATGGGACAAAATTAAAGCAATATTTGGACATCAGAAGAAA ATTATAGCAAAGCTAGAATTTTGTGGCAAAACtataaatgaaaaagaaaagttggaaaaaaCTTTTTCAACTTTTCATGCATCTCAGGTATTATTGCAACAACAATATAGAATGAGGGAATACACTGAGTATTTTGATTTAGTTGCAGCCCTTCTGGTGGTAGAACAAAATAACGAGCTCCTTATAAAAAACCACCAGGCACGACCCACAGGAACAATGTCATATCCTGAAATTAATGCCAAGATCTTTAATCGTGGGCGCGGTGGCTTTAATCGTCTTAAGAGACGTGGTGGTCATGTTCGTTCTGATGGTAACAATGGTCATGCTCGTTCTGATGGTCAAAATCAAGGAGGATATCATGGTTGA
- the LOC131624267 gene encoding uncharacterized protein LOC131624267, whose product MKSSDECVSSIPRCVQVKQRKIFGLKSYDCHLLMQEFLPIAMKGCLPNNFGIFLREHIDFIKRRNRNRRLSPYDIEKIHSRTFSDWFRERVARLEEQGSTMVTDEIKWLARGPLEVVRNYSGYIVNGVRFHTKKRERCLKTQNSGISVTVKTKSYASTRDKHPKEGEINYYGALIDIIQLDYAGKYKIVLFKCDWVDINKGCNIDDLGLTLVNFNYLQHTGNDICDDPFIFASQAKKVFYVENKTQNDWLVIVHAKVRDVYDLGDAQSNDIDKGHEQVLEEINDDDLIRPEADDSDDIIGVIINIEDIPQNDNENEDTEDESEEDLSY is encoded by the exons ATGAAATCTTCTGATGAATGTGTTTCTAGTATTCCAAGATGTGTGCAAGTGAAACAACGCAAGATATTTGGTCTCAAAAGTTATGATTGTCATCTCTTAATGCAAGAGTTTCTTCCTATTGCTATGAAAGGTTGTTTGCCCAACAAC TTTGGTATTTTTCTTAGAGAACACATTGACTTTATCAAGAGACGTAATCGAAATCGTCGGCTATCACCATATGATATTGAAAAAATTCATAGTCGAACTTTTTCTGATTGGTTTCGCGAAAGA GTAGCACGATTGGAAGAACAAGGAAGTACTATGGTCACAGATGAAATCAAATGGTTAGCACGGGGGCCATTAGAAGTAGTGAGAAACTATAGTGGCTATATTGTTAATGGGGTTAGATTTCATACAAAGAAGCGGGAAAGGTGCTTAAAGACTCAAAATAGTGGAATAAGTGTTACTGTTAAGACCAAAAGTTATGCCAGTACACGAGACAAACACCCTAAGGAAGGAGAAATAAACTACTATGGTGCATTGATAGATATAATTCAATTGGATTATGCAGGAAAATATAAAATTGTACTTTTCAAGTGTGATTGGGTTGACATAAATAAGGGATGCAATATTGATGATTTGGGTTTGACATTAGTAAATTTTAATTACTTGCAACATACAGGAAATGATATATGTGATGACCCATTTATTTTTGCTTCTCAAGCTAAGAAAGTATTCTATGTGGAGAATAAAACACAAAATGATTGGTTAGTCATTGTGCACGCTAAAGTTAGAGATGTATATGATTTGGGTGATGCTCAATCCAATGACATAGATAAAGGGCATGAGCAAGTCTTGGAAGAGATaaatgatgatgatttgattAGACCAGAAGCTGATGATAGTGATGATATCATTGGAGTTATAATTAATATAGAGGACATTCCCCAAAATGACAATGAAAATGAAGATACAGAGGATGAGAGTGAAGAAGACCTCTCATATTAA
- the LOC131624248 gene encoding aspartic proteinase PCS1 has protein sequence MKCTIPTNPLLKILTFFILHTFPLITQSKILTLPLKSQVISSGYLPRPPNKLRFHHNVSLTVSITVGTPPQNVSLVIDTGSELSWLHCNNTNTTNRVSQNPFFNPNLSSSYRPISCSSSTCTTRTRDFPIPASCDSNNLCHATLSYADFSSSEGNLASDSFGFGGSDNPGTVFGCMKSSVSTNIDGDFNTTGLMGLNLGSLSLVSQLKIPKFSYCISGSDLSGILLLGGSNFSWVGSLNYTPLVQISIPLPYFDRAAYSVRLIGIKVSGKLLNLSNDMLIPDHTGAGQTMFDLGTQFTFLLGPVYSVLREEFLNQTNGTLSVLDNSDFVFQEAIDLCYRVPLNQSKLPELPSVSLVFEGAEMRISGDQLLYRVPNRVLGNDSVYCFTFGNSDLLGVESFIIGHHQQQNMWMEFDLVQSRVGLAHIRCDLVGQKVLSMV, from the coding sequence ATGAAATGCACCATTCCCACAAACCCACTTCTCAAAATCCTCACTTTCTTCATTCTCCATACTTTCCCACTCATAACACAATCAAAGATCCTAACTTTACCTCTCAAATCACAAGTTATTTCATCTGGGTACCTTCCAAGACCACCAAACAAGCTTCGTTTTCATCACAATGTTTCTCTCACAGTTTCAATTACTGTTGGCACCCCCCCTCAAAACGTGTCATTAGTAATTGACACTGGAAGTGAACTTTCATGGCTTCATTGCAACAACACCAACACCACAAACCGGGTTTCACAAAACCCGTTTTTTAACCCGAATTTGTCCTCTTCCTACAGACCCATTTCGTGTTCTTCATCAACCTGCACGACCCGAACCCGGGATTTCCCCATACCCGCTTCATGTGACTCCAACAATCTCTGCCATGCTACTCTTTCATACGCAGATTTTTCTTCCTCTGAAGGGAAccttgcttctgattcattcggGTTTGGAGGATCCGATAACCCGGGAACTGTATTCGGGTGTATGAAGTCAAGTGTTAGCACAAACATTGATGGAGATTTTAATACAACCGGGTTAATGGGTTTGAATCTCGGGTCACTTTCTTTGGTTTCTCAGCTTAAGATACCTAAATTCTCGTATTGTATATCGGGTTCAGATTTATCGGGTATTTTACTTCTTGGTGGATCCAATTTTTCATGGGTCGGGTCATTGAACTATACTCCCTTGGTTCAAATATCCATTCCTTTACCCTATTTTGATCGGGCCGCCTATTCAGTTCGACTAATTGGAATTAAAGTTTCGGGGAAACTACTTAATTTATCTAATGATATGCTCATTCCAGATCACACTGGAGCGGGCCAAACTATGTTTGATTTAGGTACTCAATTTACGTTTTTACTTGGGCCAGTTTATAGTGTATTACGAGAAGAGTTTCTTAATCAGACAAATGGTACTTTGAGTGTCTTGGACAATTCAGATTTTGTGTTTCAAGAGGCAATCGATCTTTGTTATCGTGTTCCATTGAACCAATCAAAGTTACCTGAGTTGCCAAGTGTTAGTTTAGTTTTCGAAGGAGCTGAAATGAGGATTTCGGGTGACCAACTTTTATATCGAGTTCCTAATCGAGTACTAGGGAATGATTCGGTGTATTGCTTCACATTCGGGAACTCGGATCTACTAGGTGTAGAGTCATTCATCATTggacatcatcaacaacaaaataTGTGGATGGAGTTTGATCTTGTGCAATCTAGGGTTGGATTGGCTCATATACGATGTGATTTGGTGGGGCAAAAAGTGTTGAGTATGGTATAG